In a single window of the Deltaproteobacteria bacterium genome:
- a CDS encoding nitroreductase family protein — MEFTKIMTERRAVNFFDPTKPVNDDELKKIIETAALAPSGFNFQPWQLIVIKSPADKERLKAVAWNQPKITDAPVVLILLADRDGWKAGHPTFEKVWQNMLDLGYIKPEQRGWIEGGTESIYGGEEKSLAFAVKNAAFFGMALMLAAKDVGLDSHPMDGFDHEGVKKAFNIPDNYFVPMLLAIGHFNEKYKLMTPKWRKSYEEIVLKTY; from the coding sequence ATGGAATTTACAAAAATAATGACGGAAAGACGTGCAGTTAATTTTTTTGACCCGACGAAACCTGTAAACGATGACGAACTGAAAAAAATAATAGAGACAGCGGCCCTTGCGCCATCCGGCTTCAACTTTCAACCCTGGCAGTTGATTGTTATTAAGTCACCCGCCGACAAAGAACGCTTGAAAGCGGTGGCCTGGAACCAGCCCAAGATAACGGACGCCCCGGTGGTATTGATCCTGCTCGCAGACAGGGATGGCTGGAAAGCGGGTCATCCGACCTTTGAAAAGGTTTGGCAGAATATGTTGGACCTTGGTTATATTAAACCCGAACAGAGGGGATGGATTGAAGGGGGAACGGAGTCTATTTACGGGGGAGAAGAAAAATCTCTGGCTTTCGCCGTAAAAAACGCTGCCTTCTTCGGTATGGCCCTGATGCTGGCAGCAAAGGATGTCGGCCTGGATTCACACCCCATGGATGGGTTTGATCATGAAGGGGTTAAAAAGGCTTTCAATATCCCGGACAACTACTTTGTCCCGATGCTTCTCGCTATTGGTCATTTCAATGAGAAATACAAGCTCATGACGCCAAAGTGGAGAAAATCATACGAGGAAATTGTTTTAAAAACCTATTGA
- the mgtA gene encoding magnesium-translocating P-type ATPase, with protein MIRQPSYFWNIPQADLLAQLETRQEGLSSEEARRRLISYGANLLKPPKRSDTFALLLAQFKNPIILTLIFAAGLSFFLQDHVDAAIILFIVLVSGLLGFWQERGAADAVEKLLAIVRIKTTVLRDGSRKDISLEDTVPGDVVVLDAGDAIPADSLILEAKDLFVDEATLTGETYPVEKDAGLLSAEAPLSSRTNCLFMGTHVISGTARAVVIFTGKEAEFGKISERLKLRPQETEFEHGIRQFGYLLLEVTLALVFLIFAVNVYFHRPVLEAFLFSLALAVGLTPQLLPAIISINLAHGAKSMAQQKVIVKRLAAIENFGSMDVLCSDKTGTLTEGTVHLHSALDIAGNSSERVFFHAYMNAFYEKGFSNPIDEAIRTYKQPDVSGYEKADEVPYDFIRKRLSILVVKEGRYLMVTKGPLPNVLDICSTAEAPSGDKVDIASVKREIHQKFETLSNQGFRLLGIAYRDMGAEASIDKKHEANMTFLGFLVLFDPPKAGIAETIDRLRQLGVSLKIISGDNRLVVAKVSQDVGMADAKILTGSELREISNEALLRKVTETDIFAEVEPNQKERIILALRKAGHVVGYMGDGINDASALHAADVGISVDTAVDVAKESADIVLLEKDLAVLVQGVSEGRKTFANTLKYVFMATSANFGNMFSMAGASLFLSFLPLLPKQILLTNLMTDFPEMTIATDHVDREMLNQPRRWNISFIRKFMFTFGLVSSVFDYLTFGVLLFILHATPDQFRTGWFMESVISAAIIVLVIRSRRPFFKSRPGKHLFVATLVIVLATLIFPYTPIGPIFGFVPLPVSFLMMMGLIVILYILMAEFVKKVFYKKINA; from the coding sequence ATGATCAGACAGCCATCCTATTTCTGGAACATTCCCCAGGCTGATTTACTGGCGCAGCTCGAAACACGGCAGGAAGGATTGAGCAGCGAGGAAGCAAGGCGGCGCCTGATTAGTTATGGCGCCAATCTGCTAAAGCCCCCGAAACGGTCCGATACGTTTGCGCTCTTGCTTGCCCAATTCAAGAATCCCATAATTTTAACGCTTATTTTTGCCGCCGGGTTATCTTTCTTCCTGCAAGATCATGTGGATGCCGCTATTATTCTTTTTATCGTTCTGGTCAGCGGCCTTTTGGGATTCTGGCAGGAACGGGGCGCCGCTGACGCTGTCGAAAAGCTCCTGGCCATAGTCAGGATCAAGACCACAGTTCTTCGTGACGGGAGCCGGAAAGATATTTCCCTGGAAGATACCGTCCCGGGAGACGTCGTTGTCTTAGATGCCGGAGATGCGATCCCCGCAGACAGCCTGATTTTAGAAGCAAAAGATCTCTTTGTGGACGAGGCAACCTTGACCGGTGAAACCTACCCCGTCGAGAAGGACGCCGGTCTATTATCGGCGGAAGCTCCCCTCAGCAGTCGTACAAACTGCCTCTTTATGGGAACGCACGTTATCAGCGGTACAGCCAGAGCCGTTGTTATTTTCACGGGGAAGGAAGCGGAGTTCGGCAAAATATCGGAAAGGCTGAAACTGAGACCTCAGGAAACGGAATTTGAACACGGCATCCGGCAATTCGGGTATCTATTGCTGGAAGTGACACTGGCCCTGGTTTTCCTGATTTTTGCTGTCAATGTCTATTTCCACCGGCCCGTCCTGGAAGCGTTCCTTTTTTCTCTGGCTCTGGCGGTGGGGCTGACGCCTCAACTGCTGCCCGCTATTATCAGTATCAATCTGGCTCATGGCGCCAAGAGTATGGCACAGCAAAAGGTCATTGTGAAGCGGCTCGCCGCCATTGAGAATTTCGGGAGCATGGATGTCCTCTGCTCGGACAAGACGGGAACCCTGACCGAGGGAACAGTACATCTCCATTCGGCATTAGATATCGCAGGTAATTCCAGTGAGCGGGTCTTTTTTCACGCCTATATGAACGCCTTCTATGAAAAGGGCTTCTCCAATCCTATTGATGAAGCGATTCGCACTTACAAACAGCCGGATGTATCCGGGTATGAAAAGGCAGACGAGGTACCTTATGACTTCATCCGCAAGCGGTTGAGTATTCTGGTTGTGAAGGAAGGCAGGTATTTGATGGTCACCAAGGGGCCTCTTCCCAATGTGCTTGACATCTGTTCGACGGCAGAGGCTCCCTCGGGCGATAAGGTGGACATAGCTTCGGTAAAACGGGAGATCCATCAGAAATTTGAGACGCTCAGCAATCAGGGTTTTCGCCTCTTGGGAATTGCTTATCGGGATATGGGAGCAGAGGCGTCCATTGATAAAAAACATGAGGCGAATATGACGTTCCTCGGTTTTCTGGTTCTCTTCGATCCGCCGAAAGCAGGGATTGCTGAAACGATTGACCGCCTCAGACAACTTGGTGTTTCTCTGAAAATTATTTCGGGGGACAATCGCCTTGTCGTCGCCAAGGTGAGTCAGGATGTGGGAATGGCGGATGCAAAGATCCTAACCGGGAGCGAGTTGCGTGAAATAAGCAATGAGGCTCTTTTACGGAAGGTAACAGAGACGGACATCTTCGCTGAGGTAGAGCCTAATCAGAAAGAACGGATCATTCTTGCACTCCGGAAGGCCGGGCATGTCGTGGGATATATGGGAGATGGAATCAATGACGCTTCCGCCCTCCATGCAGCGGATGTCGGTATCTCGGTGGACACTGCGGTGGATGTAGCCAAAGAATCTGCGGATATTGTGCTCCTTGAAAAGGACCTGGCCGTTCTCGTACAGGGTGTAAGTGAAGGAAGAAAAACCTTTGCCAACACCTTGAAGTACGTCTTTATGGCTACGAGCGCTAATTTCGGAAACATGTTCAGCATGGCCGGCGCTTCTCTGTTTCTGTCCTTTCTCCCGCTGTTGCCCAAGCAGATCCTGTTGACCAATCTGATGACGGATTTTCCGGAAATGACCATTGCCACGGATCATGTAGACAGAGAGATGCTGAATCAGCCCAGGCGCTGGAATATTTCTTTTATCCGGAAATTCATGTTCACCTTCGGCCTGGTCAGTTCGGTTTTCGATTATCTGACTTTTGGGGTTCTCTTATTCATCCTCCATGCCACGCCCGATCAATTTAGAACAGGATGGTTTATGGAGTCCGTTATTTCGGCCGCAATTATTGTGCTTGTAATTCGCAGCAGGAGGCCGTTCTTTAAGAGCAGACCGGGCAAACATCTATTTGTCGCTACACTTGTCATAGTTCTTGCGACACTTATTTTCCCCTATACTCCTATCGGGCCGATCTTCGGGTTTGTACCCCTGCCCGTTTCTTTTCTTATGATGATGGGCCTTATTGTGATACTTTATATATTGATGGCGGAGTTTGTAAAAAAAGTATTTTATAAAAAAATAAATGCTTAA